In Leucobacter denitrificans, the genomic window CCACGACCCACGCGATGCTCATCAGGGACGGGCGAGTACACGCTTCAGGAGCAGCGACCGAGGTGCTCACAACCGAGCTCGTCTCAGAATGCTTTTCGTACCCCATCAAAATTGATCACCAAGACGGGCGTTGGCAAGCGCGCGCAATGCGTGTGAGATCGAAGGTGACGGCGTAAGGCCCGGGCCGGAAGGCGCCAGCCTTGGACCCCGCCTTCTAACGACCAAAGCGTGTGAGTCTACCTCTCACCCTTCTTGCTCTACTTCAGGTTCTGGCCCGAAAATGAAGGAGTTACCGGTAATTGCGTCGACCTCAATCCGCACAAAGGTCGGCTTCCGTGTCGCCACGTAGGGGCGTAGCGGCAGTTCTTCAGCGGCAGCGATCTCTTCATCGGTATCGAGTATGCGAGCTTGACCGTGAATGACGACACTCCACGCCCCCGTTTCACCGATGAGATCGACCTCAAAGGTCACTGCGGGGGTGATCGTGAGCCCAGCAAGCTTGCTTCCCGCACTCGTACGAATAACAAGCCCACCGTCACAAATGACGTAGTTCACTGGCACGATATCAACGAGCTCGCGAACACGCGTAGCGATGCGGCCGACGCTCTGTGTCGCAAGATGTTCCCAGCACTCAGATTCAGTGAGTTTCTGGACCGGCTCCCTATCGTTCATATCCCAATTCTTCCCTACCCAGCGGGCAAATGGAAGACACCTGTTGTCTGACCTCAAAGGTAGACTTCGGGGGTGCCCGAAACGCAGAAACCTCGCCTCCCGTTCGAGGTGTGGGCTCTCGTCGCAGGGGGTTTCAGCGTTGCACTCGGTTATGGGGTTGTGGCACCTGCGATCCCCCAATTTGCACTCGAGTTTGGTGTGACGAATTTCGCCGCCTCGGCGATTGTCAGTGCATTCGCACTCATGCGCCTGGTTGGCGCACCCCTCGCTGGTTGGGTGACAAACAAACTTGGTGAGCGACGCACCTACACGATGGGAATCCTCATCGTCGCCGCCTCGACCGGAGCCGCAGCACTCGCGCAGAACTACGTGCAGTTCCTCGGGCTCCGTGGCATTGGTGGCCTTGGATCCGCAATGTTCTCAATCTCGGCAACCGCGCTAATCATCAAGCTGAGCCCACCCGACGCACGGGGCCGAGTCGCAAGTCTCAACGCAGCAGGCTTCCTTCTCGGAGGCTTGCTCGGGCCCGTGTTTGGCGGACTCGTTGCAAGCTTCGGGATCCGCGCACCGTTTGTCTTCTACTTTTTCACCCTGCTCGCTGCTGCTCTCGTCGTCGCGGTTGCTCTGCGCAAGTCAACCCTTGCTGCCAGAGCCACCCCTGTCGATGGCGACGACACAGGCATGCGCTTTGGTGACGCGCTCAGAGTGCCTCAGTATCGCTCACTGCTTCTCTCCGTCTTCACATTTGGTTGGGCGTCGTTCGGGGTTCGGGTGTCCATCATCCCGATCCTTGTC contains:
- a CDS encoding MFS transporter — its product is MPETQKPRLPFEVWALVAGGFSVALGYGVVAPAIPQFALEFGVTNFAASAIVSAFALMRLVGAPLAGWVTNKLGERRTYTMGILIVAASTGAAALAQNYVQFLGLRGIGGLGSAMFSISATALIIKLSPPDARGRVASLNAAGFLLGGLLGPVFGGLVASFGIRAPFVFYFFTLLAAALVVAVALRKSTLAARATPVDGDDTGMRFGDALRVPQYRSLLLSVFTFGWASFGVRVSIIPILVAVAYGGDAAMAAWVLAGYAAGNALLIFPSGRWNDSIGRKPMLIIGMAVLAVSYFVVPASPNVWVALAVMAVAGAGSALVNPGQQAVLADVLAQRRGGSVVAGYSMTSDLGGVLGPLIAGAIVDFAGFGWAFGVTAVLLAIAAIVWTILPDSRSLKTDETAKVE
- a CDS encoding pyridoxamine 5'-phosphate oxidase family protein, whose protein sequence is MNDREPVQKLTESECWEHLATQSVGRIATRVRELVDIVPVNYVICDGGLVIRTSAGSKLAGLTITPAVTFEVDLIGETGAWSVVIHGQARILDTDEEIAAAEELPLRPYVATRKPTFVRIEVDAITGNSFIFGPEPEVEQEG